The DNA window GCGTTGGTCGAACCATAAGAGATGATAACTGAATTGCAGCTCCATTTGGAATAACATCAAGCTTCAAGTTCTGCAAATCCCATAGgatttgttcttgtacttgcATTGCAGCAATAGAACTGGACTTTTGACTTAAcgcatctgcaacaacattgactttacctggatgatagttaataacacaatcgtaatccttcaccaattccaaccaacgtcattgtctcatattcagttccttttgcgtgaataaatatttcagactcttgtggtccgtgtaaATTTCACACCGTtcaccatacagataatggcgccatattttcaatgcaaataccactgctgccagttctaaatcatgtgtgggataattcttttcatattccttcaactgtcttgaggcataagcaatcaccttCCCGTGCTGCATTAAAACTGCTCCTAAACCTTGTTTCGAAGCATCACTGTATACCACAAAATCTCCCGATCCTTCTGGAATAGCAAGGACCGGTGCTGATGTCAATTTTGCCTTTAACTCTTGAAAACTGTGATCACATTCTTCGTTCCATACAAATCTCACATTCTTTCGTGTTAACGCAGTCAAAGGCAATGCTATCTTAGAAAATCCCGCTATAAACCGatggtaataaccagctaacccaagaaaactacgtacctcggtAACAGTGGTAGGTCGTATCCAGTTATTAACAGCTTCAATCTTGcttggatccactgatatgccttcttttgaaatgatatgacctaagaatgctacttgttcaagccaaaattcacatttcttccatttggcatataaatgtttatccTTCAAAGTCTGCAAAACTAATTGcaaatgttctcgatgctcctctacagttcgtgagtagatgagaatatcatctataaacacaatcacGAACTTGTCTAGAAATGGATTGAAAACtttattcattaaatccataaaa is part of the Primulina tabacum isolate GXHZ01 chromosome 18, ASM2559414v2, whole genome shotgun sequence genome and encodes:
- the LOC142532368 gene encoding uncharacterized protein LOC142532368, whose protein sequence is MTKEKVDADTSMIAGISVDPSKIEAVNNWIRPTTVTEVRSFLGLAGYYHRFIAGFSKIALPLTALTRKNVRFVWNEECDHSFQELKAKLTSAPVLAIPEGSGDFVVYSDASKQDALSQKSSSIAAMQVQEQILWDLQNLKLDVIPNGAAIQLSSLMVRPTLADRIKAEQNTDTELQQLRQRDEEKGNLNYELNGEGIWTYRGRLCVPKQGTIRNDILIDAHATPYSIHPGGTKMSRLKIKDQQDS